One genomic segment of Impatiens glandulifera chromosome 6, dImpGla2.1, whole genome shotgun sequence includes these proteins:
- the LOC124942349 gene encoding pre-mRNA-splicing factor ATP-dependent RNA helicase DEAH7, which yields MEEETKTQITMEPVDLEKTTMMLEPEKGGGGGLFIPGKDRMMFKAPERKSLLGLDILASEKRSGSNVDGVFKVPRVASMALSTEEEEYTPSTISDISIASNAHNATGRKYRESTKRASISDSPSIESEVVDTPVSHRNSNAYNTFEKTRASPVRKSSGTRDPRDDSDDQIRNEEERHRDRRDRDRRDEKVWDRRDYKDWERRDDRVRDRSNDRYQVKSDRDRKDDRDRDRRDERHGNRRDERDWGHARKYSREEGSRRTPVRSDWDDGRWEWEDTPHRDTQSNGSRSHHSSPAPMLIGVSPDARLVSPWMGGNTPHFASPWDTISPSPVPVRASGSSVRSSNSRSIGRGHKHTFSVERSHLSEDREVERGNEVEVDAEITESMRLEMEYNSDRAWYDREEGNTTFDADTSSVFLGDESSFQKKEAELAKRLVRRDGTNMSLAQSKKLSQLTADNAQWEDRQLLRSGAVRGTEVQTEFDNEEEKKVILLVHDTKPPFLDGRIVFTKQAEPIMPIKDPTSDMAIISRKGSTLVREIREKQSMNKSRQRFWELAGSKLGDILGVEKTADQVDADTAVVGEEGEVDFKEEAKFAQHLKKGVEAVSDFAKSKTLSQQRQYLPIFSVRDELLQVIRENQVAVVVGETGSGKTTQLTQYLHEDGYTNYGIVGCTQPRRVAAMSVAKRVSEEMETELGNLVGYAIRFEDVTGPNTVIKYMTDGVLLRETLKDSDLDKYSVVVMDEAHERSLNTDVLFGILKKVVARRRDFKLIVTSATLNAQKFSNFFGSVPIFHIPGRTFPVNTLYSKTPCEDYVEAAVKQVMTIHITSPAGDILIFMTGQDEIEATCYALTERMEQLASSSKQDVPKLLILPIYSQLPADLQAKIFEKAEEGARKCIVATNIAETSLTVDGIYYVIDTGYGKMKVYNPRMGMDALQVFPISKAAADQRAGRAGRTGPGTCYRLYTENAYLNEMLPSPVPEIQRTNLGNVVLLLKSLKIENLLDFDFMDPPPQENILNSMYQLWVLAALNNVGGLTDLGWKMVEFPLDPPLAKMLLMGEQLECLNEVLTVVSMLSVPSVFFRPKDRAEESDAAREKFFVPESDHLTLLNVYQQWKSNQYRGDWCNDHYLHVKGLRKAREVRSQLLDILKTLKIPLTSCGPDWDIVRKAICSAYFHNAARLKGVGEYVNCRNGMPCHLHPSSALYGLGYTPDYVVYHELILTTKEYMQCATAVEAHWLAEQGPMFFSVKDSDTSMLEHKKKQKEEKTAMEEEMENLRKVQVEEERKGMEKEKAKREKQQQRVSMPGLKQGSSTYLRPKKFGL from the exons ATGGAAGAAG AAACTAAAACACAAATTACCATGGAGCCAGTTGATTTGGAGAAGACCACGATGATGCTAGAGCCAGAGAAAGGAGGAGGTGGTGGATTATTTATCCCTGGAAAGGATAGGATGATGTTCAAAGCTCCTGAAAGGAAATCTCTTCTAG GACTAGACATCCTTGCGAGTGAAAAACGAAGTGGATCCAATGTAGATGGTGTGTTCAAGGTTCCAAGAGTTGCCTCAATGGCATTATCAACTGAAGAAGAGGAGTACACTCCATCTACCATCTCAGATATCAGCATTGCTAGTAATGCACATAATGCTACTGGAAGGAAATATCGAGAATCTACAAAGCGAGCATCCATATCAG ATAGTCCTTCCATTGAAAGTGAAGTTGTTGATACTCCTGTTTCCCACCGTAATTCAAACGCATACAACACTTTTGAG AAGACTAGAGCTTCACCAGTTCGAAAATCATCTGGAACCAGGGATCCTAGGGATGATTCAGATGACCAAATACGTAATGAAGAGGAAAGGCACAGAGACCGACGGGATCGGGACCGAAGGGATGAGAAAGTCTGGGATAGAAGGGACTACAAAGATTGGGAAAGGAGGGATGATAGAGTTCGTGATAGAAGTAATGACAGATATCAGGTTAAAAGTGATCGTGACAGGAAGGACGATAGAGATCGTGACAGGAGAGACGAAAGACATGGGAACCGAAGGGATGAGAGAGATTGGGGACATGCAAGAAAGTATAGCAGAGAGGAAGGTTCAAGGAGGACACCTG TTAGATCTGATTGGGATGATGGAAGGTGGGAATGGGAAGATACACCACATCGGGATACTCAATCAAATGGAAGCAGGTCACATCATTCTTCACCAGCTCCAATGTTAATTGGGGTATCTCCTGATGCACGATTAGTTTCTCCTTGGATGGGTGGCAATACTCCCCATTTTG CTTCACCTTGGGACACCATATCACCATCACCTGTTCCTGTACGAGCATCTGGATCCTCTGTCAGATCATCTAATTCTCGATCCATTGGAAGGGGTCACAAGCATACATTTTCTGTCGAAAGATCTCATCTGTCTGAG GACAGAGAAGTTGAAAGAGGCAATGAAGTGGAAGTTGATGCTGAGATCACTGAGAGTATGAGGCTTGAGATGGAGTACAATTCTGATCGTGCATG GTATGATAGAGAAGAAGGTAATACCACATTTGATGCAGATACCTCGTCTGTTTTTCTGGGCGATGAGTCTTCTTTCCAGAAAAAGGAGGCTGAGCTGGCTAAACGACTG GTTAGAAGAGATGGAACAAATATGAGTCTAGCGCAGAGCAAGAAGCTATCACAGCTAACTGCTGACAACGCTCAGTGGGAGGATAGACAACTTTTGAGATCTGGTGCTGTTAGAGGAACTGAAGTGCAGACAGAATTtgacaatgaagaagaaaagaaagtaaTTCTACTTGTACATG ATACAAAGCCCCCTTTTCTGGATGGGAGGATTGTATTCACCAAGCAAGCAGAGCCAATAATGCCAATTAAAGATCCCACTTCAGACATGGCAATAATTTCTAGAAAAGGTTCAACTCTTGTCCGAGAGATACGTGAGAAGCAAAGTATGAATAAATCTCGGCAGCGCTTTTGGGAGCTTGCTGGGTCAAAACTAGGTGACATACTTGGTGTTGAGAAGACAGCAGACCAG GTTGATGCAGATACTGCTGTAGTAGGTGAAGAAGGTGAAGTGGATTTCAAGGAAGAAGCCAAATTCGCTCAGCATTTGAAAAAGGGGGTTGAAGCTGTGAGCGATTTTGCTAAGTCAAAAACTCTTTCTCAACAGCGGCAATACCTTCCTATATTTTCTGTTCGAGATGAGTTATTACAG GTGATCCGTGAGAATCAGGTGGCCGTTGTTGTTGGTGAAACAGGATCCGGAAAGACAACCCAGCTTACCCAG TATCTGCATGAAGATGGTTACACAAACTATGGAATTGTTGGTTGCACTCAACCTAGGCGTGTAGCTGCTATGAGTGTTGCCAAGCGAGTCAGTGAAGAGATGGAGACTGAACTGGGTAATCTAGTTGGATATGCCATTAGATTTGAGGATGTGACTGGTCCAAACACTGTGATCAAG TACATGACTGATGGGGTTCTCCTCCGAGAGACTTTGAAAGATTCCGATCTCGACAAGTATAG TGTTGTTGTGATGGATGAAGCACATGAGAGGTCGCTAAACACAGATGTCCTCTTTGGCATTCTGAAGAAAGTCGTCGCAAGGCGTCGGGATTTTAAGCTTATTGTCACATCTGCAACACTAAATGCTCAGAAGTTCTCAAATTTCTTTGGAAG CGTCCCAATTTTTCACATCCCAGGAAGAACATTCCCCGTAAACACCTTATACAGTAAAACACCATGCGAAGATTACGTCGAAGCGGCAGTAAAACAAGTCATGACCATACACATTACCAGCCCCGCTGGAGACATACTCATATTCATGACAGGCCAAGATGAGATTGAAGCAACCTGTTACGCCCTCACAGAGCGAATGGAACAGCTGGCTTCATCATCCAAACAAGATGTCCCAAAACTACTCATACTCCCCATCTATTCCCAACTCCCAGCCGACTTACAAGCAAAAATCTTCGAAAAAGCTGAAGAAGGAGCTCGAAAATGCATAGTTGCAACCAACATTGCCGAAACATCACTAACCGTAGACGGTATCTATTACGTAATTGATACAGGTTACGGAAAAATGAAGGTTTACAATCCCCGAATGGGAATGGACGCACTACAAGTCTTCCCGATAAGCAAAGCTGCAGCTGATCAACGAGCTGGTCGTGCAGGTAGAACAGGTCCTGGGACTTGCTATCGTCTCTACACAGAAAACGCGTATCTAAACGAGATGTTGCCTAGTCCTGTTCCCGAGATTCAAAGAACAAATCTTGGGAATGTCGTTTTACTTCTAAAATCGTTGAAGATTGAAAATCTATTAGATTTCGACTTCATGGATCCCCCTCCTCAAGAGAATATTCTCAACTCGATGTACCAGTTATGGGTTCTAGCCGCACTTAATAATGTCGGAGGACTAACCGATCTTGGATGGAAAATGGTTGAGTTCCCGTTAGATCCACCGCTAGCGAAAATGCTATTGATGGGCGAACAACTCGAATGCTTAAACGAGGTTCTAACCGTGGTTTCCATGCTTTCGGTCCCATCGGTTTTCTTCCGACCAAAAGACCGAGCCGAAGAGAGCGACGCTGCTAGGGAAAAGTTCTTTGTCCCGGAATCAGACCACTTAACGTTGCTAAACGTTTACCAACAATGGAAATCGAATCAATACAGAGGAGATTGGTGTAATGACCATTATCTTCACGTGAAAGGTTTACGTAAAGCTAGGGAAGTGAGGTCCCAACTTCTGGACATTCTAAAAACATTGAAAATCCCGTTAACTTCGTGTGGGCCCGATTGGGATATCGTGAGGAAAGCGATATGTTCGGCTTACTTTCATAACGCGGCCAGGCTTAAAGGTGTCGGGGAATACGTTAACTGCCGGAATGGGATGCCTTGCCATTTGCATCCGAGCAGTGCGCTTTACGGG